From a single Oreochromis niloticus isolate F11D_XX linkage group LG4, O_niloticus_UMD_NMBU, whole genome shotgun sequence genomic region:
- the LOC102079981 gene encoding zinc finger protein 184 yields MFQLRLFVHQRLYAAAEEILGQMEKTITLVLHEADVRAKEEAESLRHQLKSAGELPMTNSAVQHGDECDSPLLQECEGPTNTEESDFTPSPENPGTPEPTADLSSYSGNYCLVESPEVKMEQEEHRNESFFSPPGTVKSEEEQSDTQIYETQMLSSNLSAAVSEETERGEQAITVKQKAKMMQGKRISDGKKAQAALSYKNCSVKRKKGRKFCHLCGKRFHYTASLMKHIKTHENCTSCIICGTKYGCPKELVFHLKKKHRDAYFCDVCGKTFFKVRSLQTHERKHTLTKEFVCQECGKTYRYKHCLITHMSSHSGE; encoded by the exons ATGTTTCAGCTCAGGTTGTTTGTTCACCAGCGCCTGTACGCTGCAGCTGAAGAGATCCTCGGGCAGATGGAGAAAACCATCACGTTAGTTTTGCACGAGGCAGACGTTCGAGCTAAAGAGGAGGCGGAAAGTCTGCGACACCAGCTGAAATCAG CTGGAGAACTTCCAATGACCAACAGTGCCGTCCAACATGGAGATGAATGTGACTCCCCACTGCTGCAGGAGTGCGAGGgacccacaaacacagaagagtCTGACTTCACACCGAGCCCTGAGAATCCAGGAACCCCAGAGCCCACTGCAGATCTAAGCAGTTACAGTGGGAACTACTGCCTGGTGGAGAGTCCTGAGGTGAAGATGGAGCAGGAGGAGCATAGGAATGagagttttttctctcctcCAGGAACTGTGAAAAGTGAGGAAGAGCAGTCGGACACGCAAATATATGAAACGCAGATGCTTTCTTCAAACTTGTCTGCAGCTGTTAgtgaggagacggagagaggaGAACAGGCCATAACGGTGAAACAGAAAGCAAAGATGATGCAAGGAAAACGCATCAGTGACGGCAAGAAAGCCCAAGCAGCTTTGTCTTATAAGAACTGCTcggttaaaaggaaaaaaggtcgCAAGTTTTGCCATTTGTGCGGGAAGCGTTTTCACTACACCGCCTCTTTAATGAAGCACATAAAAACGCACGAGAATTGTACCAGTTGCATTATTTGTGGGACGAAATACGGGTGTCCCAAAGaacttgtttttcatttgaaaaagaaacacagagatgCATATTTTTGTGATGTTTGCGGTAAAACTTTTTTCAAAGTCCGCAGCCTCCAGACTCAcgaaagaaaacacacactgacGAAAGAGTTTGTGTGTCAGGAATGTGGCAAAACTTACCGGTATAAACACTGTTTGATTACGCACATGAGTAGCCATTCTGGGGAGTAA